The following proteins are co-located in the Triticum aestivum cultivar Chinese Spring chromosome 1A, IWGSC CS RefSeq v2.1, whole genome shotgun sequence genome:
- the LOC123061755 gene encoding acyl transferase 15-like encodes MSVVVISKSPPVLVEPWEATVTGGDINLSSYDKMFGGRSVTVLFIFACSIPDPVETIKRGLSQALVHYYLIAGRLAAGDAAGEFVIKCTGEGVSFVAASANCAINDVPEFCDSSLQEELAIFHAAEGFSNTEPLVLMQVTVFTCGGFVMGVTWNHAVGDGTGMAQFMQAIGELARGLPSPSVIPVRSKNSLVLDLPPFSTNFVQFLGMLQPSPMVFLDITVPSSLVNRIKSTYTMNYHRPCTVFEAVAAVLWQCRTRAIMSDPSALAVLTFPANARKHAVAREGFYGNCVTAQLVTATSGAVANGDLMELVKMIQHAKDRVPGQSKIDELRQLDGYNLFFMSCWRNLGMEAIDFGFGPPARLMEYTKERTTLPSCATCVPCNDEYNVQSICVIQEHADAFIRELAKSHLTYNPLSASSKL; translated from the coding sequence ATGAGTGTTGTGGTGATCAGCAAGTCCCCACCCGTGCTCGTCGAGCCATGGGAGGCGACAGTCACGGGAGGGGACATCAATCTGTCGTCTTATGACAAGATGTTTGGCGGCAGATCAGTTACAGTGCTCTTCATCTTTGCGTGTTCAATTCCAGATCCCGTGGAGACCATTAAAAGGGGATTGTCACAAGCACTTGTCCATTACTACCTTATCGCCGGCCGCCTTGCCGCTGGCGACGCAGCCGGCGAATTCGTCATCAAATGCACCGGCGAGGGGGTCTCCTTTGTTGCCGCCTCTGCCAACTGCGCCATCAATGACGTCCCAGAGTTCTGTGACTCTTCGCTGCAAGAAGAGCTCGCCATCTTCCATGCGGCCGAGGGTTTCAGCAACACTGAACCACTAGTGTTGATGCAGGTGACCGTGTTCACTTGTGGCGGGTTCGTCATGGGGGTGACGTGGAACCATGCCGTCGGCGATGGTACCGGGATGGCGCAGTTTATGCAGGCCATCGGAGAGTTGGCccgcgggctgccgtcgccgtccGTCATCCCGGTGAGGTCCAAGAATTCGCTCGTTTTGGACTTGCCTCCATTTTCCACAAACTTTGTTCAATTTTTGGGCATGCTCCAGCCGTCCCCAATGGTGTTCCTCGACATTACTGTCCCATCAAGCTTGGTCAACCGCATCAAAAGCACGTACACCATGAATTACCACCGGCCATGCACTGTGTTTGAGGCAGTTGCCGCGGTCCTGTGGCAGTGCCGAACCCGTGCAATCATgtccgacccgtcggccctcgccgtGCTTACCTTCCCAGCAAATGCGCGAAAGCACGCGGTTGCCAGGGAGGGCTTCTACGGCAACTGCGTCACCGCGCAGCTGGTGACGGCGACCAGTGGCGCCGTGGCGAACGGCGACCTCATGGAGCTAGTGAAGATGATCCAGCATGCCAAGGATCGGGTGCCCGGCCAGTCGAAGATCGACGAGCTGCGGCAGTTGGATGGGTACAATCTTTTCTTCATGTCGTGCTGGCGAAACCTTGGCATGGAGGCGATTGACTTTGGTTTTGGGCCGCCGGCGAGATTGATGGAGTACACCAAGGAAAGGACGACGCTGCCAAGCTGCGCAACGTGCGTCCCTTGCAATGACGAGTACAACGTGCAGTCCATCTGTGTCATACAGGAGCACGCCGACGCTTTCATCCGTGAATTAGCAAAATCCCACCTCACTTATAATCCGCTTTCAGCTTCATCCAAGCTTTGA